From one Thalassobaculum sp. OXR-137 genomic stretch:
- a CDS encoding N-acetyltransferase has translation MGVVIRRLTETDWSAFRTIRLRALETAPEVFGTTLDQEAGQPETFWRSRLADPLNAMVCGFDGDVPVAFAAQREGAGGNVRHRATIWGVFVAETHRCQGLGRQLMTALLALADARPGIEITELNVRADNLSAITLYERLGFRAIGTIPRALKHAGRYGDEVMMIREKPGQPPLETPGTAQSPVV, from the coding sequence GTGGGCGTCGTTATCCGCAGGCTGACGGAAACGGACTGGTCGGCCTTCCGCACCATCCGATTGCGCGCTCTGGAGACCGCACCCGAGGTCTTTGGCACGACGCTGGATCAGGAGGCGGGTCAGCCGGAAACGTTCTGGCGCAGCCGGCTGGCGGACCCGCTCAACGCGATGGTTTGCGGCTTCGACGGCGATGTCCCGGTGGCCTTCGCCGCACAGCGCGAGGGGGCCGGCGGCAATGTGCGTCACCGGGCCACGATCTGGGGTGTGTTCGTGGCCGAGACTCACCGCTGCCAGGGGCTGGGGCGGCAGCTCATGACCGCCCTGCTGGCGCTTGCCGACGCGCGGCCCGGGATCGAGATCACCGAACTCAACGTGCGGGCCGACAATCTTTCGGCCATCACGCTGTACGAGCGCCTCGGCTTCCGCGCCATCGGCACGATCCCGCGGGCATTGAAGCACGCGGGTCGTTATGGCGACGAGGTGATGATGATCCGGGAGAAACCGGGTCAACCGCCCCTGGAGACGCCGGGAACGGCACAGTCGCCGGTGGTGTAG
- a CDS encoding alpha/beta hydrolase, which translates to MTQANAEALFERWCTPGPPATRPGDTALGDQATRGLLTVSGVQEGVVDQVRTYRWDPAAPADGRPSVVLVHGWGSRASHFAAMIRGLTAAGIRCAAFDAPGHGESGGTTASLPRMAAAFRLLCRALAYEGTPPAAAVGYSFGGLAAGLACVPDVLAGPPAEIPALALVSSPVTLASATRRWLEMAGEPQSRQADLMAELRRRGFDGDRFDLLAVAERLPRRLLLVHDQGDDEVPVSDAEALAAARPDAMLELTDRYGHARMLLARPVVQAVTAFVQPRHEDMSVS; encoded by the coding sequence GTGACCCAGGCGAACGCGGAGGCCCTGTTCGAGCGCTGGTGTACTCCCGGGCCGCCGGCGACACGGCCCGGAGATACGGCCCTGGGCGACCAGGCGACGCGGGGTCTCCTGACGGTCTCCGGCGTCCAGGAGGGCGTGGTCGATCAGGTCAGGACCTACCGCTGGGACCCGGCCGCGCCGGCCGACGGCCGGCCCAGCGTCGTCCTCGTGCATGGCTGGGGATCGCGGGCGAGCCACTTCGCCGCCATGATCCGCGGCCTGACGGCGGCCGGGATCCGCTGCGCCGCCTTCGATGCGCCGGGACACGGCGAAAGCGGCGGCACCACGGCCAGCCTGCCCCGCATGGCCGCCGCATTCCGGCTGCTCTGCCGCGCGCTGGCCTACGAGGGGACCCCGCCGGCGGCGGCGGTCGGCTATTCCTTCGGCGGCCTGGCCGCTGGGCTCGCCTGCGTACCGGACGTCTTGGCTGGACCGCCGGCCGAGATCCCAGCTCTCGCCCTGGTCTCCTCTCCGGTGACCCTGGCCTCGGCGACCCGGCGCTGGCTGGAGATGGCCGGCGAGCCGCAATCCCGCCAGGCCGACCTGATGGCGGAGCTGCGCCGGCGCGGCTTCGACGGCGACAGGTTCGACTTGCTCGCGGTGGCGGAGCGGCTGCCCCGACGCCTGCTGCTGGTTCACGACCAGGGCGACGACGAGGTTCCGGTCTCCGACGCCGAGGCTCTCGCCGCCGCGCGTCCGGACGCCATGCTGGAGCTGACCGACCGGTACGGCCACGCCCGGATGCTCCTGGCCCGTCCGGTGGTGCAGGCGGTCACGGCGTTCGTGCAGCCTCGGCACGAGGACATGTCGGTATCGTGA
- the glmS gene encoding glutamine--fructose-6-phosphate transaminase (isomerizing) produces the protein MCGIVGVLSGEPAVPLMMDALRRLEYRGYDSAGVATVTGDTLSRRRAPGKLSALQEVLEREPLKGVSGIGHTRWATHGPPNLENAHPHVAGRVAVVHNGIIENHAVLRAELKAEGAVFESATDTEVVAHLLDREISGGATPQEAMARVMPRLTGAFAFVVLIAGEEDLMLAARRASPLAIGIGDGAAYVGSDAVALAPLTRRIVYLQDGDWAVLRRSGVSVFIGDGTPVERTEQVSTVSAAMVGKGNFRHFMEKEIHDQPEAIAHTLHAVIDPGTGEATLPGPLADAASVAKITILAAGTSFYAGLTARYWLESIAGIACEVELASEFRDRKPVLPAGGVAIAVSQSGESLDTLMALRHARTLGQKVLALVNVPESTIAREADGVLLTRAGPEFGVASTKAFTAQLTAFLGLAIALGFARGHIDEAEKRRLVSALEGVPSRVAAVLKDVSRYQSIAHGLSRARDVLYLGRGLSYPIALEGALKLKEITYVHAEGYAAGEMKHGPIALIEDNVPVVIVAPSDGWFDKTASNMAEVRARGGRVILLTDAAGARALGEAADEVVVLPDIAPEVAPILYSIPVQLLAYLAAVEKGTDADQPRNLAKSVTVE, from the coding sequence ATGTGCGGGATCGTGGGAGTGCTGTCGGGTGAACCGGCGGTGCCGTTGATGATGGACGCCCTGCGGCGGCTGGAATATCGCGGCTACGACTCGGCCGGGGTGGCGACGGTGACGGGCGATACCCTGAGCCGTCGGCGCGCGCCGGGGAAGCTGTCCGCCTTGCAGGAGGTGCTGGAGCGCGAGCCGCTGAAGGGCGTGTCGGGCATCGGCCACACCCGGTGGGCGACCCACGGGCCGCCCAATCTGGAGAACGCCCATCCGCATGTCGCCGGTCGGGTCGCCGTCGTCCATAACGGCATCATCGAGAACCACGCCGTCCTGCGTGCCGAATTGAAGGCCGAGGGCGCGGTCTTCGAGAGCGCCACCGACACCGAGGTGGTCGCGCACCTGCTGGACCGGGAGATTTCCGGTGGGGCCACCCCGCAGGAGGCCATGGCCCGGGTGATGCCGCGGCTGACCGGCGCCTTCGCCTTCGTCGTGCTGATCGCCGGCGAGGAGGACCTGATGCTGGCCGCCCGCCGTGCCTCGCCGCTGGCGATCGGCATCGGCGACGGGGCCGCCTATGTGGGCTCCGATGCGGTCGCCCTGGCGCCGCTGACCCGGCGCATCGTCTATCTTCAGGACGGCGACTGGGCGGTGCTTCGCCGCTCCGGTGTGTCGGTCTTTATCGGCGACGGCACGCCGGTCGAACGCACAGAGCAGGTCTCCACCGTTTCCGCCGCCATGGTCGGCAAGGGCAATTTCCGGCACTTCATGGAGAAGGAGATACACGACCAGCCGGAGGCGATCGCCCATACCCTGCACGCGGTGATCGACCCCGGGACCGGCGAAGCCACGCTGCCGGGCCCGCTGGCCGACGCGGCGAGCGTCGCCAAGATCACTATTCTGGCCGCCGGTACCAGCTTCTACGCGGGCCTGACGGCGCGCTACTGGCTGGAGAGCATCGCCGGCATCGCCTGCGAGGTTGAACTGGCCTCCGAATTCCGCGACCGCAAGCCGGTGCTGCCGGCCGGGGGCGTGGCCATTGCGGTGTCCCAGTCCGGCGAGAGCCTCGATACGCTGATGGCCCTGCGTCACGCCCGGACTCTTGGACAGAAGGTGCTGGCTCTGGTCAACGTGCCCGAGAGCACCATCGCCCGGGAGGCGGACGGCGTGCTGCTGACCCGCGCCGGTCCCGAATTCGGCGTCGCCTCGACCAAGGCCTTCACCGCCCAGCTCACCGCGTTCCTCGGTCTCGCCATCGCGCTCGGATTTGCGCGAGGCCATATCGACGAGGCCGAGAAGCGGCGCCTGGTCTCGGCCCTGGAAGGCGTGCCGAGCCGGGTAGCTGCGGTGCTGAAGGACGTGTCGCGCTACCAGTCGATCGCCCACGGCCTGTCACGGGCGCGCGACGTTCTCTATCTCGGCCGCGGCCTGTCCTACCCGATCGCGCTGGAAGGCGCGCTGAAGCTCAAGGAAATCACCTATGTCCATGCCGAGGGCTACGCCGCCGGCGAGATGAAGCACGGCCCGATCGCGCTGATCGAAGACAATGTGCCGGTGGTGATCGTGGCCCCAAGCGATGGCTGGTTCGACAAGACCGCCTCCAACATGGCGGAGGTCCGGGCCCGGGGTGGGCGGGTGATCCTGCTGACCGACGCTGCCGGGGCCAGGGCGCTGGGAGAGGCGGCCGACGAAGTGGTCGTGCTGCCGGACATCGCGCCCGAGGTGGCCCCGATCCTGTACTCCATTCCGGTCCAGCTCCTGGCCTATCTGGCGGCGGTGGAGAAGGGGACCGACGCGGACCAGCCGCGCAACCTCGCCAAGAGCGTGACGGTGGAGTGA
- the glmU gene encoding bifunctional UDP-N-acetylglucosamine diphosphorylase/glucosamine-1-phosphate N-acetyltransferase GlmU, which produces MKQRVAAVILSAGMGTRMKSALPKVLHQVAGKPMIGWVLDAVAASGADPMVVVTAPAHDAVRQAVGDRAEVVIQETPLGTGHAALAAGPALEAWCADGGTVLICFGDTPLITPETLAHLVAARAAHDDPAVVVLGFEPEDPGLYGRLLLGADNSLEHIVEARDASPEVLAIGLCNGGVMAIDASILFDLLRRIDNGNAKGEFYLTDLVGLAHRGGRRCTVVTCDPLETQGVDSRAGLARAEAAMQVRLRAAALEGGVTMTAPETVFLCHDTRLAADVTVGPHVVFGSKVVVEEGAEIRAFSHLEGAHVGPGALVGPYARLRPGARIGAQAHIGNFVEVKNAEIETGAKANHLSYIGDARVGAGANIGAGTITCNYDGINKHRTDIGARSFIGSNTALVAPVTVGDGAVIGAGSTVTRNVAGDDLVVVRGETKTIPGGGERLRQRNSAKKKTKG; this is translated from the coding sequence ATGAAGCAGCGAGTCGCCGCCGTGATCCTGTCCGCAGGCATGGGGACGCGAATGAAGTCGGCGCTGCCGAAGGTCCTCCACCAGGTGGCCGGCAAGCCGATGATCGGCTGGGTGCTGGATGCGGTCGCCGCCAGCGGCGCGGACCCGATGGTGGTCGTCACCGCCCCGGCGCACGATGCCGTGCGGCAGGCGGTTGGCGACCGGGCCGAGGTCGTCATCCAGGAGACGCCGCTGGGAACCGGACATGCCGCTCTTGCCGCCGGACCCGCGCTTGAGGCCTGGTGCGCGGATGGCGGCACGGTTCTGATCTGTTTCGGCGACACGCCGCTGATCACGCCCGAGACGCTGGCCCATCTGGTGGCGGCGCGCGCGGCGCACGACGACCCGGCCGTCGTCGTCCTCGGCTTCGAGCCCGAGGATCCCGGCCTATACGGCCGGCTGCTGCTCGGCGCCGACAACTCTCTCGAACACATCGTCGAGGCGCGCGATGCCAGTCCCGAGGTGCTGGCCATCGGCCTGTGCAACGGCGGCGTGATGGCGATCGACGCGTCGATCCTGTTCGACCTGCTTCGGCGGATCGACAACGGCAATGCCAAGGGCGAGTTCTATCTGACGGATCTGGTGGGCCTGGCGCATCGGGGCGGGCGGCGCTGCACGGTGGTCACCTGCGATCCGCTGGAGACCCAGGGTGTGGATTCCCGCGCCGGCCTCGCCCGGGCGGAGGCGGCGATGCAGGTCCGCCTGCGGGCGGCGGCACTGGAGGGCGGCGTGACGATGACCGCGCCGGAGACGGTTTTCCTGTGCCACGACACCCGGCTGGCCGCCGACGTGACGGTCGGCCCGCATGTGGTGTTCGGCTCCAAGGTCGTGGTCGAGGAGGGGGCGGAGATCCGCGCCTTCAGCCATCTGGAAGGCGCCCATGTGGGACCCGGCGCCCTGGTCGGTCCCTATGCCCGGCTGCGGCCCGGCGCGCGGATCGGCGCGCAGGCCCATATCGGCAACTTCGTGGAAGTGAAGAACGCCGAGATCGAGACCGGCGCCAAGGCCAACCACCTGAGCTATATCGGCGACGCCCGGGTCGGCGCCGGCGCCAATATCGGGGCCGGCACCATCACCTGCAATTACGACGGCATCAACAAGCACCGCACCGATATCGGCGCCCGGTCCTTCATCGGCTCGAACACCGCTCTGGTCGCCCCGGTGACGGTTGGCGACGGCGCGGTGATCGGGGCCGGCTCGACCGTCACCCGGAACGTGGCCGGCGACGATCTGGTGGTCGTACGCGGCGAGACCAAGACCATTCCCGGCGGGGGCGAACGCCTGCGCCAGCGCAATAGTGCGAAGAAGAAGACGAAAGGCTGA
- a CDS encoding HAD-IA family hydrolase encodes MSLPPNAAAVVFDLDGTLIDSADDLGAAANRLLASEGRRPLTPQEVRRFIGDGSRVFVDRTWAATGTPADGSDGAQGLDSLVARFIAEYQSDVAGHTRAYPDAVETVARLKSAGLAVAVCTNKPQRPAELVLEALGFAPHIDAVAGGDRFAHRKPDPRHLLDTLALLGVGSDRAVMVGDNEHDMAVAHGAGTGAVLVSYGYARLPLAEIEADARIDSLAALPALLGL; translated from the coding sequence ATGTCGCTTCCGCCAAACGCCGCCGCGGTCGTCTTCGATCTCGACGGCACCCTCATCGACAGTGCCGACGATCTCGGCGCCGCCGCCAACCGCCTTCTCGCCAGCGAGGGCCGGCGGCCGCTGACCCCCCAGGAGGTGCGCCGCTTCATCGGCGACGGCAGCCGTGTCTTCGTGGATCGGACCTGGGCCGCCACCGGCACCCCGGCCGACGGCTCGGACGGTGCCCAGGGCCTCGACTCGCTCGTGGCCCGGTTCATCGCCGAGTATCAGAGCGACGTGGCCGGGCATACCCGCGCCTATCCGGACGCGGTGGAAACCGTCGCCAGGCTGAAATCGGCCGGGCTTGCCGTCGCGGTCTGCACGAACAAGCCGCAACGGCCGGCGGAACTGGTGCTGGAAGCGCTGGGATTCGCGCCGCATATCGACGCAGTAGCCGGCGGCGACCGCTTCGCCCATCGCAAGCCGGACCCGCGCCACCTGCTCGACACCCTGGCTCTGCTGGGCGTCGGATCGGACAGGGCGGTGATGGTCGGGGACAACGAGCACGACATGGCCGTCGCCCACGGGGCCGGGACCGGCGCCGTGCTGGTCAGCTACGGCTATGCCCGCCTGCCCCTGGCCGAGATCGAGGCCGATGCCCGGATCGACAGCCTGGCCGCGCTCCCGGCCCTGCTCGGCTTGTAG
- a CDS encoding biliverdin-producing heme oxygenase, protein MRLRDHLRRETRALHQRTEALLQHLDIRTRAGLDSFLLVHHAVVMPMERRLAASDMTRRWPFRLTDLLVEDLEERALKPTAGVPAARFEDADPVGLSYVLGGSRLGSRVLLKRLAGACPAPRYLSRAPDDEIWPWTLSLLNSPEAAAAPREDVLQGAEIAFASFADAVSLVEAPKETIHALAV, encoded by the coding sequence ATGAGACTGAGAGACCATCTCAGACGGGAGACCAGGGCTCTGCATCAGCGGACGGAAGCCCTGCTGCAGCACCTGGACATCCGGACTCGCGCGGGGCTGGACAGCTTCCTGCTGGTTCACCATGCGGTGGTCATGCCGATGGAGCGCCGTCTGGCGGCCTCGGACATGACCCGGCGCTGGCCCTTCCGGCTGACCGACCTGCTGGTGGAGGACCTGGAGGAACGGGCGCTGAAGCCGACCGCGGGGGTGCCCGCCGCCCGGTTCGAGGACGCGGATCCCGTCGGCCTCAGCTACGTGCTGGGCGGATCGAGGTTGGGGTCCCGCGTTCTGCTTAAGCGCCTGGCCGGCGCCTGCCCGGCGCCCCGATATCTGAGCCGCGCGCCGGACGACGAGATCTGGCCCTGGACGCTGTCGCTCCTGAATTCGCCGGAGGCGGCAGCAGCCCCCCGGGAGGACGTCCTACAGGGCGCCGAGATCGCTTTCGCCAGTTTCGCCGACGCCGTATCCCTCGTGGAGGCGCCCAAGGAGACCATCCATGCCCTCGCCGTCTGA